Proteins from one Candidatus Omnitrophota bacterium genomic window:
- a CDS encoding regulatory protein RecX: MLSPCRAAALRFLKIRPRSVRELEVKLKDKGFAASEIAEAVEYCRQSRLLDDRAFTVAWVQYRLARPFGFQRIIRELKEKGIQESIIAQAIGRAKEEFSEEEAACTLAQRRAERLTGIDPVKRKKRVLDFLVRRGFPMEAAYKAIKNI, translated from the coding sequence ATGTTGTCCCCATGCCGGGCCGCGGCGTTACGTTTTTTGAAGATACGGCCCCGCAGCGTCAGGGAACTGGAAGTCAAGTTAAAGGACAAAGGGTTTGCCGCTTCGGAAATTGCGGAGGCGGTTGAATATTGCAGGCAGTCGCGTTTGCTCGACGACCGGGCTTTTACGGTGGCATGGGTCCAATACCGTCTGGCCCGGCCGTTTGGTTTTCAAAGGATCATCCGGGAACTTAAGGAAAAAGGGATCCAGGAGAGCATCATTGCCCAGGCCATAGGCCGCGCGAAAGAAGAATTCTCGGAAGAAGAGGCCGCCTGCACGCTGGCCCAACGCAGAGCCGAGCGTTTAACGGGCATTGACCCGGTCAAACGAAAGAAACGCGTCTTGGATTTTTTGGTCCGCCGGGGTTTCCCGATGGAAGCCGCGTATAAAGCCATCAAGAACATATGA
- the recA gene encoding recombinase RecA, with protein sequence MASQTALKLVAREDGDKQRALEAAMAQIDRAFGKGSVMKLGDKSHMEIESVSTGSLGLDIALGIGGLPKGRIVEIYGPESSGKTTLALHVVAEVQKAGGTAAFVDAEHALDPSYANKLGVNLDELLVSQPDTGEQALEIAETLVRSNAVDLVVIDSVAALTPRAEIEGEMGDSHMGLQARLMSQALRKLTAAINKSGTCVIFINQIRMKIGVMFGNPETTTGGRALKFYASVRIDLRKIESIKSGEVIVANRVKAKVVKNKVAPPFREAEFEIHFNEGISRSSDIIDMGLAQDIIQKSGAWLSFENEKIGQGREATRQFLKDNPKISAKVEKQIIEKMKAKKA encoded by the coding sequence ATGGCGTCTCAAACGGCATTGAAGCTCGTGGCACGAGAAGACGGTGACAAGCAGCGCGCGCTGGAAGCAGCGATGGCGCAGATCGATCGGGCCTTCGGCAAGGGCTCGGTGATGAAGCTTGGCGACAAGAGCCATATGGAGATCGAATCGGTCTCCACGGGCTCCCTGGGCCTGGACATCGCGCTGGGCATTGGCGGCCTGCCCAAGGGGCGGATCGTCGAGATCTACGGCCCGGAGAGCTCTGGCAAGACGACGCTCGCCCTGCACGTGGTGGCCGAGGTCCAGAAGGCCGGCGGCACCGCGGCCTTCGTGGACGCCGAGCACGCGCTGGATCCCTCCTACGCCAACAAGCTGGGCGTGAACCTGGATGAACTGCTGGTCTCCCAGCCGGACACCGGCGAACAGGCCCTGGAGATCGCTGAAACGCTGGTGCGTTCCAACGCCGTGGACCTGGTCGTCATCGATTCTGTCGCGGCTTTGACCCCGCGCGCGGAGATTGAAGGGGAAATGGGTGATTCCCACATGGGTTTGCAAGCACGGCTCATGTCGCAGGCCCTGCGCAAATTAACGGCCGCCATCAATAAATCGGGTACCTGTGTTATCTTCATCAACCAGATCCGCATGAAGATCGGGGTCATGTTCGGCAACCCGGAAACGACCACCGGCGGCAGGGCCTTGAAATTTTACGCGTCGGTGCGCATTGATCTTCGCAAGATCGAATCCATCAAGTCCGGCGAAGTGATCGTGGCCAACCGCGTCAAGGCCAAGGTCGTCAAGAACAAGGTCGCGCCGCCGTTTCGGGAAGCGGAATTCGAGATCCATTTCAATGAGGGCATTTCCAGGTCGAGCGACATCATTGACATGGGGTTAGCGCAGGACATCATCCAGAAAAGCGGGGCGTGGCTGTCGTTCGAGAATGAGAAGATCGGCCAGGGACGGGAAGCGACACGTCAATTCCTTAAAGACAATCCCAAGATCTCCGCGAAGGTTGAAAAGCAGATCATTGAGAAAATGAAGGCCAAGAAGGCCTGA